A window of the Streptomyces albireticuli genome harbors these coding sequences:
- a CDS encoding serine hydrolase domain-containing protein, with protein MGTHALSRTLIVLALAGAMAATTAASAAPAPIAAARHPHVTQSATQDALDAITRAGTPGALARADHGSEVRHGTSGTADLRTGRPRLPQDRFRAGSLAKPFVATVLLQLAAEPEHGLSIDDTVDKWLPGLVRGNGNDGRRVTLRHLLQQTSGLYDYLDDPGFRARFTGDAFLAHRYDGAVPEDLVRIGLAHAPRFDPGTRWDYSNTNYILAGMVIEKVTGNSYAAEAERRLIKPLGLRGTTFPGTSSRVPGPHGRHYSRLYVKDPGARIHDATDFDPSVSGASGEIISTARDLNVFTRALLRGELLPPAQQKEMFTGRDLGDGRSYGLGVRSQTLKACGVTVWGHSGEITGSLTRTAATADGEHVVTVNRNGDWGDHALEQAVMDAEFCG; from the coding sequence ATGGGAACGCACGCCTTGTCCCGCACGCTGATCGTCCTGGCACTGGCGGGGGCGATGGCCGCCACCACGGCCGCCTCGGCCGCCCCCGCACCGATCGCCGCCGCCCGCCACCCGCACGTCACGCAGTCCGCGACACAGGACGCACTCGACGCGATCACCCGCGCGGGAACCCCCGGAGCCCTGGCCCGCGCCGACCACGGGAGCGAGGTCCGGCACGGGACCTCCGGCACGGCGGACCTCCGCACCGGCCGCCCCCGCCTGCCGCAGGACCGGTTCCGCGCCGGCAGCCTGGCCAAGCCCTTCGTCGCCACCGTCCTGCTCCAGCTGGCCGCCGAGCCGGAGCACGGCCTGTCGATCGACGACACGGTCGACAAATGGCTGCCCGGCCTGGTGCGGGGCAACGGCAACGACGGGCGCCGCGTCACCCTGCGCCACCTGCTCCAGCAGACCAGCGGGCTCTACGACTACCTCGACGACCCCGGATTCCGGGCCAGGTTCACGGGCGACGCGTTCCTCGCCCACCGGTACGACGGCGCCGTCCCGGAGGACCTGGTCCGCATCGGCCTCGCCCACGCGCCGCGCTTCGATCCCGGCACGCGGTGGGACTACTCCAACACCAACTACATTCTGGCCGGCATGGTGATCGAGAAGGTCACCGGCAACAGCTACGCCGCCGAGGCGGAGCGACGTCTCATCAAGCCCCTCGGCCTGCGCGGGACCACCTTCCCCGGCACGTCGTCGCGGGTGCCCGGGCCGCACGGGCGGCACTACTCCCGGCTCTACGTGAAGGATCCCGGCGCCCGGATCCACGACGCCACCGACTTCGACCCCTCGGTCTCCGGGGCCTCCGGTGAGATCATCTCCACCGCCCGCGACCTGAACGTCTTCACCCGCGCCCTCCTGCGCGGCGAACTGCTTCCCCCCGCCCAGCAGAAGGAGATGTTCACCGGCCGCGACCTGGGCGACGGCCGGTCGTACGGCCTCGGGGTCAGGTCGCAGACGCTCAAGGCCTGCGGGGTGACGGTCTGGGGGCACAGCGGCGAGATCACCGGCTCACTGACCCGGACGGCGGCCACGGCCGACGGCGAGCATGTCGTCACGGTCAACCGGAACGGCGACTGGGGCGACCACGCGCTCGAACAGGCGGTCATGGACGCGGAGTTCTGCGGATGA
- a CDS encoding diiron oxygenase yields the protein MVSTLIDQNNRFLGILDRLSSKSVEDYYNPYKLFEWPDSLPEDMWWMSPELTTTHGTAAAERLTDKQLHALSRQESLNFYSLNVHGIRELLIDVTRRIHTKGFETPSEFFHHFIGEENEHMWFFAEFCLRYGKIYRQPGGISAEAPRPDVESLLVFTRILIFEELVDHFNSKMALDDRLDDTIRAINRIHHQDESRHIAFGRELVSVLFAEVRRTSTEQELDDIAAYVKRYMTYSFETLYNPQVYRDAGIEKPQELRRELLESPARAEFERSVYRKTAKYLEKTGIIR from the coding sequence GTGGTCAGTACCCTGATCGACCAGAACAATCGCTTCCTGGGTATCCTCGACCGGCTGAGCTCGAAGTCGGTCGAGGATTACTACAACCCGTACAAGCTCTTCGAATGGCCGGACAGCCTTCCCGAGGACATGTGGTGGATGAGCCCGGAACTCACCACGACGCATGGCACGGCCGCGGCCGAGCGGCTCACCGACAAACAGCTCCACGCGCTGTCGCGCCAGGAGAGTCTCAATTTCTACAGCCTCAATGTGCACGGCATCCGCGAGCTGCTCATCGATGTGACCAGACGGATCCACACCAAGGGCTTCGAGACCCCTTCCGAGTTCTTCCACCATTTCATCGGTGAGGAGAACGAACACATGTGGTTCTTCGCGGAGTTCTGCCTCCGGTACGGCAAGATATACCGCCAGCCGGGCGGCATCAGCGCCGAGGCGCCGCGGCCGGACGTGGAAAGCCTGCTGGTGTTCACCCGCATCCTCATCTTCGAGGAGCTGGTCGACCACTTCAACTCCAAAATGGCGCTCGACGACCGGCTGGACGACACGATCCGGGCCATCAACCGCATTCACCACCAGGACGAGTCCCGGCACATCGCCTTCGGCCGGGAGCTGGTTTCCGTCCTTTTCGCGGAGGTGCGGCGGACGTCCACCGAGCAGGAGCTGGACGACATAGCGGCGTACGTCAAGCGCTATATGACCTACAGCTTCGAGACGCTGTACAACCCGCAGGTGTACCGGGACGCCGGGATAGAGAAGCCGCAGGAACTGCGCCGGGAACTGCTGGAGTCGCCCGCCCGCGCCGAGTTCGAGCGGAGCGTCTACCGCAAGACCGCCAAGTACCTGGAGAAGACGGGGATCATCCGATGA
- a CDS encoding holo-ACP synthase, whose translation MDRGRVGIDLVPYGRVWSLLTAEGQPVLSRMLSGAELALSRTETGPDVPGIAGRLAAKEAVFKLFRAAGQTLPWQDIEILKEDGGWPVVKLSGRAARLARAALVEYVDVSISHDDPCAIAIAYSGPAPESPPR comes from the coding sequence ATGGACCGGGGACGCGTCGGTATCGACCTGGTCCCTTACGGCAGGGTCTGGAGCCTGCTGACCGCCGAGGGGCAGCCCGTGCTGTCCCGGATGCTCTCCGGCGCGGAGCTCGCGCTCTCCCGGACGGAGACCGGCCCGGACGTACCGGGAATCGCCGGCCGGCTGGCCGCGAAGGAAGCGGTCTTCAAACTCTTCCGGGCGGCGGGGCAGACCCTGCCGTGGCAGGACATCGAAATCCTCAAGGAGGACGGCGGCTGGCCCGTGGTGAAGCTGAGCGGCCGGGCCGCCCGGCTGGCACGGGCCGCCCTCGTCGAGTACGTCGACGTGAGCATCTCGCACGACGACCCGTGCGCCATCGCGATCGCCTATTCCGGGCCCGCCCCGGAATCCCCTCCGCGTTGA
- a CDS encoding aminoacyl--tRNA ligase-related protein, whose product MTVVPQHDTGFTRTPGGGATDAVVILSPDRTDLVLELDRTFSGWGRASGAREIQPPPVYPLRDLEKFDVYTNFPHLVFAGAALDLEGSRKPSGGRFERQDLKDARIGLSHATCYGAFLYYENARLTEDTSVTLVNRCFRHEDHFSGLRRLLSFQMREIVALGSPEHAQGVLARFTERILAFADALSLKLEKVPATDPFFEKGGARALMAKVSPVKYEFQAGDLAIASVNNHRNFFGERCDIRRGEDGEFAHTSCVAFGLERWLAVLLEQHGDDAQRALEAVRRASARVS is encoded by the coding sequence ATGACAGTCGTCCCGCAGCACGACACCGGCTTCACCCGCACGCCCGGCGGCGGTGCCACGGACGCCGTGGTCATCCTGTCGCCCGACCGGACGGATCTGGTCCTGGAGCTGGACCGTACGTTCTCCGGCTGGGGGCGGGCCTCGGGCGCGCGCGAGATCCAGCCGCCGCCCGTCTACCCGCTGCGCGACCTGGAGAAGTTCGACGTCTACACGAACTTCCCGCACCTGGTCTTCGCCGGCGCCGCCCTGGACCTCGAAGGATCCCGCAAGCCGTCCGGGGGCAGGTTCGAGCGGCAGGACCTCAAGGACGCGCGGATCGGGCTGTCGCACGCCACCTGCTACGGCGCCTTCCTCTACTACGAGAACGCCCGTCTCACGGAGGACACCTCGGTCACGCTCGTCAACCGCTGCTTCCGGCACGAGGACCACTTCAGCGGCCTGCGCCGGCTGCTGAGCTTCCAGATGCGGGAGATCGTGGCGCTGGGCAGCCCCGAGCACGCGCAGGGCGTCCTCGCCCGGTTCACCGAGCGCATCCTGGCGTTCGCCGACGCGCTGTCGCTGAAGCTGGAGAAGGTGCCGGCGACCGACCCCTTCTTCGAGAAGGGCGGGGCCCGCGCGCTGATGGCGAAGGTCAGCCCGGTCAAGTACGAGTTCCAGGCCGGCGACCTGGCGATCGCCTCCGTGAACAACCACCGCAATTTCTTCGGCGAACGCTGCGACATCCGGCGCGGGGAGGACGGCGAGTTCGCCCACACCAGCTGCGTCGCGTTCGGTCTCGAACGCTGGCTCGCGGTACTGCTGGAGCAGCACGGCGACGACGCGCAGCGCGCCCTCGAAGCCGTCCGCCGGGCATCCGCCCGGGTCTCCTGA
- a CDS encoding class I SAM-dependent methyltransferase, protein MEAVSYTAQWTAAARAVESERGDAMFEDRFARDLAAPRGFELLDKYGGGGLLPFIAIRTKYFDDSIATVLRENTIEQVVLVAAGMDTRAFRLTWPAGTTVYEMDHHALIDEKRARLARLDATATADRREVKADLAEEWLPALTRAGFDPSRPTLWVTEGLMFFLTRDQAAQLLRSLGAASAPGSWLAVDFVSKALLRSPFSQTFLKGLKEDGTPWLFGTDEPEEFLAATGWKARDVREPGEPGAGEGRWPYAVQSRDRRGASRSWLVRAEYVGG, encoded by the coding sequence ATGGAAGCTGTTTCCTATACGGCCCAGTGGACGGCGGCCGCCCGCGCCGTGGAGTCCGAGCGCGGTGACGCGATGTTCGAGGACCGGTTCGCCCGGGACCTCGCGGCCCCGCGCGGCTTCGAGCTGCTCGACAAGTACGGCGGCGGCGGTCTGCTCCCGTTCATCGCGATCCGCACCAAGTACTTCGACGACAGCATCGCCACCGTGCTGCGCGAGAACACCATCGAGCAGGTCGTCCTCGTCGCGGCCGGCATGGACACCCGGGCGTTCCGCCTCACCTGGCCCGCCGGCACCACGGTGTACGAGATGGACCACCACGCGCTCATCGACGAGAAGCGCGCCCGGCTCGCCCGGCTGGACGCCACCGCGACGGCGGACCGCCGGGAGGTGAAGGCCGATCTGGCCGAGGAATGGCTGCCCGCGCTGACCCGGGCCGGGTTCGACCCCTCCCGCCCCACGCTCTGGGTCACCGAGGGGCTGATGTTCTTCCTCACCCGCGATCAGGCCGCGCAGCTGCTGCGCTCTCTCGGCGCGGCCTCCGCGCCAGGCAGCTGGCTGGCGGTCGACTTCGTGAGCAAGGCGCTGCTGCGCAGCCCGTTCTCGCAGACGTTCCTCAAGGGGCTCAAGGAGGACGGGACGCCCTGGCTGTTCGGCACGGACGAGCCGGAGGAGTTCCTCGCGGCCACGGGCTGGAAGGCGCGGGACGTGAGGGAGCCCGGCGAGCCCGGCGCGGGTGAGGGCCGCTGGCCGTACGCGGTGCAGTCGCGCGACCGGCGCGGCGCCTCCCGGAGCTGGCTCGTACGCGCCGAGTACGTCGGCGGGTGA
- a CDS encoding phosphopantetheine-binding protein, producing MASTGIEDVRTWILSRHPERDSLSPDENLIESRLVDSLSFVELVYAIEGASGVEIDFDTIDIQDFQTLSAIEKAFFVTV from the coding sequence ATGGCTTCGACCGGAATCGAAGACGTCCGTACGTGGATCCTGAGCCGGCACCCGGAGCGCGACTCCCTGTCGCCGGACGAGAACCTGATCGAGAGCAGGCTGGTCGACTCGCTCTCCTTCGTCGAGCTCGTCTACGCGATCGAGGGCGCCAGCGGCGTGGAGATCGATTTCGACACCATCGACATCCAGGACTTCCAGACCCTCTCCGCCATCGAAAAGGCGTTCTTCGTCACCGTCTGA